One segment of Prionailurus bengalensis isolate Pbe53 chromosome E3, Fcat_Pben_1.1_paternal_pri, whole genome shotgun sequence DNA contains the following:
- the ARMC5 gene encoding armadillo repeat-containing protein 5, producing MAAAKPTLTDSLSFCLAQLTAAAGEGLGGGKDTATNETPLGRALLALRTRHVKAAGGIERFRARGGLRPLLALLRRAAAAGPAPSQAGSGSAPSSVESAIYDGPAPSSGPAPSSASSSSPSPPARLRKTLDLALSILANCCTEGACRAEVRRLGGILSLVTILQCVKTDSIQNRTARALGNLAMEPESCGDIHSAGAVPLLVESLTACQDSQCLQSVVRALRNLADSPQHRLALAQQGAVRPLAELLAAAPDPALTLALVRALLELSRGCSRACAEQLSLGGGLGPLVSLASHPKKAVREATILILANLCAQGLVRPALGNAGGVEVLLGELRRRRGPNGAGPASQQPLVRAVCLLCREAINRARLRDAGGLELLMGLLRDPRASAWHLRVVAALVGFLYDTGALGRLQALGLVPLLAGQLCGDAGDEEEEGREAASWDFPEERTPERAEAGSFRSLRSWLISEGYAAGPGDISPDWSPERCPPPPPPPEPAEPTSPTLGPTSLRTPRTLRTPGRSPAATSEEPWGREGPALLLLSRFSQAPDPSGALVTSPALCGLLAYVTGSPGPPSPRALRILARLTCNPACLEAFVRSYGAALLRAWLVLGVAPEDWPTLRARPVRRQHRELGEMLLQNLTVQAESPFGVGALTHLLLSGSPEDRVACALTLPFICRKPSLWRRLLLDQGGLRLLLSALTRPAPHPLFLFFAADSLSCLQGLVSPTVSPALPPTIPLDLDAPSPCLYERLLGPAPIPAPDLHFLLDSGLRLPAQRAASATASPFFRALLAGSFAEAQMDLVPLRGLSPSAAWPILHHLHGCRGCGAALGPVPPPGQPLLGSEAEEALEAAGRFLLPGLEEELEEAVSHIHLGPHGGPESVGEVFRLGRPRLVAHCARWALGPGQCPRKRALALVGLVEAAGEETGPLTEALLAVVMGVEFGGKGSSLDC from the exons ATGGCGGCTGCGAAACCGACTCTCACGGACTCGCTCTCGTTCTGCCTCGCGCAGCTCACAGCGGCGGCCGGGGAGGGTCTAGGTGGGGGAAAGGACACAGCTACCAACGAGACACCCTTGGGCCGTGCGCTCTTAGCCCTCCGCACACGCCACGTCAAGGCAGCAGGGGGAATCGAGCGCTTCCGGGCGCGCGGCGGGCTCCGCCCCCTTCTCGCGCTGCTGCGGCGAGCGGCGGCAGCGGGTCCCGCCCCGTCCCAGGCTGGCTCAGGCTCCGCCCCCTCGTCGGTCGAGTCAGCGATTTATGATGGCCCCGCCCCCTCGTcgggccctgccccctcctctgcgtCGTCGTCGTCGCCCTCGCCGCCAGCGCGCCTGCGCAAGACCCTGGACTTGGCGCTCAGCATCCTAGCCAACTGCTGTACGGAAGGGGCGTGCCGGGCTGAAGTGCGCAGGCTCGGAGGCATTCTCTCTTTGG TGACTATTCTTCAGTGCGTGAAGACAGACAGCATCCAGAACAGAACAGCCCGTGCTCTGGGGAATTTAGCCATGGAACCTGAGAGCTGTGGGGACATCCATTCTGCTG gTGCTGTTCCCTTGCTGGTTGAGAGCCTGACAGCCTGCCAGGACTCCCAGTGCCTGCAGAGTGTGGTGCGTGCCCTCCGCAACCTGGCCGACTCACCCCAGCACCGCCTGGCCCTGGCACAGCAGGGAGCAGTACGCCCTCTGGCTGAGCTTCTGGCCGCTGCCCCAGACCCTGCACTGACCTTGGCCCTAGTCCGTGCCCTCTTAGAGCTGAGTCGAGGCTGCTCCCGGGCCTGTGCTGAGCAGCTAAGTCTGGGTGGAGGATTAGGCCCACTGGTCAGTTTGGCCTCCCACCCCAAAAAGGCAGTACGGGAGGCAACTATCTTGATCCTTGCCAACCTGTGTGCCCAGGGCCTTGTACGGCCTGCATTGGGCAATGCTGGTGGTGTGGAAGTACTACTGGGTGAACTCCGGCGGCGCAGGGGACCTAATGGGGCTGGCCCAGCCTCTCAGCAGCCCCTGGTACGAGCCGTGTGCCTGCTGTGCCGGGAGGCCATCAACCGGGCCCGGCTGCGGGATGCTGGTGGTTTGGAGCTGTTGATGGGCCTGCTACGGGACCCTCgtgccagtgcctggcaccttcGTGTTGTGGCTGCCCTCGTGGGCTTCCTGTATGATACTGGAGCCCTGGGCCGGCTACAGGCTCTGGGACTTGTACCTCTCTTGGCTGGGCAGCTGTGTGGTGATGCTGgtgatgaggaagaagagggaagagaagctgCTTCCTGGGACTTTCCTGAGGAGCGGACCCCTGAGCGGGCAGAAGCTGGAAGCTTCCGAAGCCTAAG GTCATGGCTGATCTCTGAAGGCTACGCCGCAGGCCCGGGAGACATCTCTCCTGACTGGTCCCCTGAGCGATGTCCCCCACCTCCACCGCCACCGGAGccagctgagccaaccagccccaccctgggcccaACTTCACTGCGGACGCCTCGCACACTGCGCACACCTGGCCGCAGCCCTGCCGCCACCTCTGAGGAGCCTTGGGGCCGTGAGGGGCCAGCGCTGCTGCTGCTGTCGCGCTTCTCCCAGGCTCCCGACCCAAGTGGGGCATTGGTGACCAGCCCAGCCCTATGTGGCCTGCTGGCCTATGTGACGGGGTCACCGGGTCCACCGAGCCCACGTGCACTGCGCATCTTGGCACGCCTTACCTGCAACCCTGCCTGTCTTGAGGCCTTTGTGCGCAGCTATGGTGCTGCACTGCTGCGTGCCTGGCTTGTGTTAGGTGTTGCCCCGGAAGATTGGCCCACACTGCGTGCCCGCCCAGTTCGACGCCAGCACCGGGAGCTGG GTGAGATGCTGCTGCAGAACCTGACTGTGCAGGCTGAATCACCCTTTGGAGTGGGCGCCCTCACTCATCTGCTGCTCTCTGGAAGCCCTGAGGACCGCGTGGCCTGTGCACTGACCCTGCCCTTCATCTGTCG GAAGCCCTCTCTGTGGCGCCGGCTACTTCTGGACCAGGGCGGCCTCCGGCTCCTCCTCTCAGCGCTAACTCGGCCAGCTCCACATccactcttcctcttctttgcTGCGGACTCCCTTTCCTGCCTCCAAGGCCTGGTGTCTCCCACTGTGAGCCCAGCCCTCCCACCTACAATCCCTTTGGATCTAGATGCCCCCTCCCCTTGCCTTTATGAACGTCTGCTGGGCCCAGCCCCCATCCCAGCCCCTGACCTGCATTTCCTACTGGACTCAGGCCTAAGGCTCCCTGCCCAGCGAGCTGCCTCAGCTACTGCCTCCCCTTTCTTCCGGGCCCTGCTAGCTGGCAGCTTTGCCGAAGCCCAGATGGACCTGGTGCCACTTCGAGGCCTGTCACCCAGTGCAGCCTGGCCTATCCTGCATCACTTGCATGGCTGCCGGGGCTGTGGCGCTGCACTGGGGCCTGTTCCCCCACCAGGCCAGCCCCTGCTGGGCTCAGAGGCTGAGGAGGCACTGGAGGCTGCTGGCCGTTTTTTGCTCCCTGGGCTAGaggaggagctggaagaggcTGTGAGCCACATCCACCTGGGACCCCATGGTGGCCCAGAGTCAGTGGGTGAAGTATTCCGCCTGGGCCGGCCCCGACTGGTTGCGCATTGTGCCCgctgggctctggggccagggcAGTGCCCTCGGAAACGGGCCTTGGCCTTAGTGGGGCTTGTGGAGGCAGCAGGCGAGGAGACAGGGCCCCTGACTGAGGCTTTACTGGCTGTGGTAATGGGGGTTGAATTCGGGGGCAAGGGTTCCAGCTTAGACTGTTGA